The Inediibacterium massiliense genome includes the window TCTATTAGATATAAAAGGAGAAATGCTAGTAGTTTCACAATTTACTCTATTAGGAGATTGTCGAAAAGGAAGAAGACCTAATTTTATGAACGCAGCTCATCCAGAGAAAGCCAATGAACTTTATATAAAATTTATAAAAAAATGCAGAGAATTTAAATTAAATATTCAAACTGGTGTTTTTCAAGCTCATATGCAAGTGAATTTATGTAATGATGGACCTGTCACAATGCTTGTGGATAGCAAAAAGAACTTCTAGGAGGGGTAAGATGATCATACACAAAATAGAAGCAGGGATCTATGCGGTAAACTGCTATATTTTAGCCTGTGAAGAAACAAAGAAAGCTTGTATCATTGATCCAGGTGGAGATGGGGAGAAAATTTTAAAATATATTAATGACAATGATTTAAAGCCTCAATTTATTCTTTTGACTCATGCCCATGGAGATCATATTGGAGGAATTCCTGCAATTAAAGAAAAAATAGATTTGCCTGTGTATCTTCATGAAGAAGATGAAGATTTATTTAGCGATGCAAATAAGAATTTATCTAGTATGATGAGTGGACCCACTGTAGAGATGAAAGCAGATCAATATT containing:
- the dtd gene encoding D-aminoacyl-tRNA deacylase; this encodes MRAVIQRVSQANVIVDENIKGKIKKGFLVLLGVEEDDDEKDVIYMAEKIINLRVFEDENEKMNLSLLDIKGEMLVVSQFTLLGDCRKGRRPNFMNAAHPEKANELYIKFIKKCREFKLNIQTGVFQAHMQVNLCNDGPVTMLVDSKKNF
- a CDS encoding MBL fold metallo-hydrolase, which encodes MIIHKIEAGIYAVNCYILACEETKKACIIDPGGDGEKILKYINDNDLKPQFILLTHAHGDHIGGIPAIKEKIDLPVYLHEEDEDLFSDANKNLSSMMSGPTVEMKADQYLKDQDTIKLGNLNLHIMHTPGHTRGGISIYVENVVFTGDTLFAGSIGRTDFEGGSFEAIIHSIKSKLLNLGDQVKVFPGHGPSSTIGREKIYNPFLAE